From Sceloporus undulatus isolate JIND9_A2432 ecotype Alabama chromosome 6, SceUnd_v1.1, whole genome shotgun sequence, one genomic window encodes:
- the LOC121934000 gene encoding transmembrane protein 45B-like gives MYIAFAFAGIVGILTQCKFQIPVGLDYFLLYLSLFNEGLLFYTHAGRVSTLDQYIHYILLIPIFSGAVCSLLEVWLRNNPVLELFRTSMFITQGTWMWQIGYVLYPLWEAPSWDHNDQKTLSFMAMCYCWHCQSTVLFLSIIYGIVYWFLRSQKGGFEGTENEIQKFNQDDTKTYTALLDGSDEE, from the exons ATGTACATCGCATTCGCATTCGCTGGCATAGTGGGCATACTCACTCAATGCAAGTTCCAGATTCCTGTGGGACTCGATTACTTCCTACTATATCTGTCTCTTTTCAATGAAG GGCTACTCTTCTACACCCACGCAGGCCGGGTGTCTACTCTGGATCAGTACATTCACTACATCCTCTTAATCCCCATATTCAGTGGAGCTGTTTGCTCTTTGCTTGAGGTGTGGTTGAGAAACAACCCAGTCCTGGAACTGTTCAGGACTTCCATGTTTATTACCCAGGGAACTTGGATGTGGCAG ATTGGATATGTGCTATACCCACTTTGGGAAGCTCCCAGCTGGGATCATAATGACCAGAAGACCCTCTCTTTTATGGCCATGTGCTACTGCTGGCACTGCCAGAGCACTGTTCTCTTCCTCTCCATCATCTATGGCATCGTCTACTG GTTTCTTAGGTCACAGAAAGGAGgctttgaaggcacagaaaatgAAATTCAGAAGTTCAACCAAGATGATACAAAGACCTACACTGCTCTTCTTGATGGATCTGATGAAGAATAG